From Myxocyprinus asiaticus isolate MX2 ecotype Aquarium Trade chromosome 47, UBuf_Myxa_2, whole genome shotgun sequence:
CTGAGACGTGTTTGTTGTGAACAAGACAAAATCTGAATGTGCGTGACACTGCAGTTCATGAAATATTGTCATTTCTATTTACAGGATGGGCCTACATtgagaggaatttttttttttttcttgtaaatctGTAGTTTATTCCTAATGGGGTGCAGTACAAAAGAAAGCCCTGTAGGAGATGAGAATGCACATGATGTAACTGAAGTGTAGCGTGCAGGACAGACACAGTGCTCGGCGTTTCCAGTGTCCTACAGCCTGAAAAGAACCACATGATTTGCAAAAGACGTCCCCCAGCATCAGTGAAGTACCTTGggctaaaataaacacaaaaaaggtAAGTGGTTATCATGAATGTGTCTGCATGGTTTAATTAAACGGATCAAAACAGTAAGGTTCCTGAAATAATAATTAAGAGAAATTGATTTTAGCAATAACGTAAGCAAATTTGTTCAATTGCTGCATTTTTGgagaaaaactacactacccacaattCTGCAGCGAGATGCACCAATCAGAGAGTTGTATATTACCATGGAGACGGGAGTGCTGAAATCTCTACAGAGGCGAACAGAGGTTATTCTCAcaaaaaactgtcaagaaaatgttctcgtcctattttactccaaaatcaaaaggaataaATAcgaaattttattttgcatatagaaaatgaagcctatttttagggccattaagactttttacattgtgacattattttcatgtgagTTACGCACGTTACCCCATAATCATCATTACCGCAAcgtgaaaaaataatttattcgATTTTAttaatatgactgataaacgctccccatttgtaacctaacgcccccctatctactaatttgctctcagaaCCCGTTTTACCAGCTAGTCTGTCTGTTTACAATGTATTATCATTTCAAGTTGTATAAAATATACCGATTTAatagcacagtaatgtacatattaatttgtttagtgtgtaatCATCTATCTAATATAACTTTACTGTTAAAGAAATGATTAATCAAACatattattacaatttttatatttctgcatataattttcatgtttaataaagtatatttcatccccatcattaatGAAtctatgtttttagtttacagtgtttttgtgtgcattgCATGGACATGCTACTGTAGTATTACAATTCACTCGCAtgatcaactgaggctgtacaatatacagcgctgtgaaaaagtatttgatttttctgtttttgtgtacatctcatactaaattgtttcaaaaaattcaaacaaaatctaacataaaacaaaggcaatctgagtacacacaaaatacagtttttaaatgatattatttagttatttactgaaacaaaaaagttatcaaactgcattcataatgaggTTCAGCTGACCTAGACACACCCActcctgattactgccagccctgttcaatcaaatcaacacctaaatagaactttttcagcagcatgaagttgactaaaaggtctcacccagtagcacactatgccaaggttgaaagaaattccagaaatgatgaggataaaggtgactgaaatacatcagtctgggaagggttgcaaagctatttcaaagactctgggactccaaagaaccacagtgagagccattatctccaaatggagaaaacctggcacagtagtgaaccttcccagaagtggctgaccttccaaaattcctccaagagcacagcgacgactcatccaggaagtcacaaaaaagccagcgacaacatccaaggaactgcaggcctctctcacatcaataaaggtcactgttcatgactctactatcagaaagacaccggccaaaaatgccatccatggaagagtggcgaggcgaagaccactgctaacccagaagaacattaaggctcgtctgaattttgcccaaacacaccttgatgatcctcaaaccttttaggagaatgttctgtggactgttgAGTCATAAGTGGAACTgattggaagacaggggtcccgttacatctggtgtaaatcaaacaccaaattccacaaaaagaacatcatacctacagtcaagcatgatgTGGTAGTATGATGATGTGGGGacgctttgctgcttcagggccagggcaacttgcaataattgagggaatcatgaattctgctctctaccagaaaatcctaaaggagaacgtctggtcatctgtttttgagttgaagctcaagcgcaactggattatgcaacaagacaatgacccaaagcataggagtaagtccacctctgagtGGCTCAAAAGAAGCCAAATTTAAGTTATGGAGTGGCATagacaaagtcctgacttgaacccgattgaaatgctgtggcaggaccttgaacgggcagttcatgcttgaaaaccctccaatttggctgaactaaagcagttctgcaaagaagagtgggccaaaattccaccacagcgttgtgaaagattgatctccagttatcagaagcgtttggttgcagttgtttctgctaaaggtggcacaaccagctgttAAGTTTGAggaggcagttagtttttcacatgggtgacataggtgttggataacatttttgcttcaataaaaaaatatatatatatttgaaaactgtattttgtgtttactcaggctgcctttgttttatgttacatctcgtttgaagatctaaaacaattttatatgaaaaatacacaaaaatagaacaaatcaggaagggggcaagtactttttcacagcactaacataataccaacatgaaaacagcacattatgactccggctctgaatatctcccagtcacgatcacacacaggtgatgtccaggtatcttcaaatcatgagattaattcgCCTGAAGAGCAGGGCCGAAACACGACTTAAgtaaagtgttcttccacaaattgcaatgttaagtttcaaccacagatgttgctagagagcacaaagttccatggtgcacctttaagtatttaAAGTATTTATCCATCATAGTAATTCTCTCTTGTTACtgccttttttttgttgttgctgaaaATCATTGTACAGCAGCAtcttttgttgtattgttttactATGTTATGGTGTTACGGAATCCAAatagaaaacaatgggaatagtaaaaccGTTTGGAAATGTTACAGAAAGAGAATTGggaggtaaaatgtgcttaagtgtccttaAAATAATGTCCCAATGCaaaaattcataattttcctaaatataggcttaaatttcttcatgcaaaatataactacatttgaataataatatactgtatatttaatatataaaaataacgtactttcttttttgtgttgttttgaggttaaatatgaccaggatattttctttacaggtttcgtgagaatcacccagctATAGGAGTTGTTAGCTAACATTTCCAACTAAACACTttcagtcaaaagtttgaacatgCTTGACTGATTTTATGTTTCCCATGATTTCACAAACCTTTTAATCTAAAGGCTAAAGCTTAAATGCTTCATTAACTTTGTAGATAAGTTTAAATTGTGTCTGCATTTACAAAACTCttcttttttaaatggatgagttggaGTTTACCTGTCTAGAGAGGGCGCCGTGGGGTGTTTCCGTGACCGACGACAACAGACTGCTGCTGCTTTTCCTGAATATTGTGTCCAGTGCTGTTGATTTGGTGGTTTTACTGGGTTTGTCGCTGCCCGCACTTGATCCAAAACTCTTGCGTTTCCTCCCACCAGATGAGCCGTATGGCAGAGGACTCTGTGACGAGACGGCCCCGTGATCCCCGGTGAGTGCCTGAGTGAGAGACAGCTCCACACCTCCGTACCTGTCCTGGTCCCTCGGGCCTTGTCCGCCAGGCCGCGGCTTCGCCCGCACGCTAAGGGCTGCGGTTCCGTTACTGATGTGTGGTGCACCCAGTGGCAGATGGTAGCTGTTCCCACAGTTTTTCCGGTAAGCCCCAGACTCAGAATTGAGGGGCAGTTTCCGTTTTTTGGGTCCCGGTCCTTCCCGTGAGGCTTTGAGTGGCTTGGCCGGTTTCGTCAGCTGCTGTTTAGGCCCCGGCTCGGTGTCCCTGATACCGAAGACCCCAGAGCCGTTGTGCGGTAAAGAGGAGGAGTAGGGGAGCATGGACATCCCGTCAAGAGAAGCCATGAGCGTGTGGCTGGGGAGAAACGGTGAGCCAAGCGGAGACACCTCAGAGGGGCAGGGGGAAGCAGCAGTCATGCTCTCCACCGCCAGGGGGACTTTCCTGTGACAAACAGGATGTGACATCATCAGTCTGTGGTAGGAAGCTATGTGGTGTGTCATTGACCTAAATAATACAATACTGcgtaaaatgtacaaaataaataaagcttgTTTTTTTGCAGATGAATCTGACAAAAATATGTCAAGTTTacaaaaaaaaggggaaaaaaagcctATTTATAAGACCACTaatgttttattacagtaatgatacttttttcattaaaagggaatgaagtaggggggtgttcatccaaaaaaggttgagaaccattgatttacagtaatgagatttttttcattacattattgattataaaaatgtattaaaacaatGATAagatttgcattacagtaatgagaattgtttTCATTAAGTgtattaaaataatgataaatgagatttttttcattaaataatgatgaaaatgtatcaaaataatgattaataaaatttatattccatcaatgacaatatttttcattatattattgttaataataaaaatattttaaaataatcataaataagatttacaataattatttattaaatataaaatattgtaaattatTTACAATTCATTAAATTCTTattgataataaaaatgtataaaaaataataataagatttaAAATGTCAGCAATGAGAatttttcattatattattattaataatacaaatttattaaaataataagatTAACAGTAATGAGGTTTTTTCagtacattattattaataataaaaatgtattaaaacaatGATAAGATCTGCATTACAGTAAAGTgatttttgtaaattaaattattatttaataataagaatatttaaaaaaataaataagatttgcattacagtaattctatttttttccataaaattattattattaataaaataaatgctaaatcatattttttcattaaattattataataaacataTATCAAAATAATGATACAATTTACACTTCAGCAATGagaatatttttactgtattattcttaataaaatgtattaaaataatgaaaaataagatTTACagtaataagatttttttttcataaatttactattgataataaaaatgtactaaaataaaggtaagatttgcattacagtaatgagatttttcccattacattattattaataataaaagtgtATTAAAATAATGATAACTAACatgtgcattacagtaatgagaatttgagggAGAAAATGTGCTTATAATTGACAAATAATGTCACCATGCAAAAGAAAtcctaaaacaggcttcattttcttgaaaaactgattttgaggtgaaatataacTGGCACGTGTTCTTGAGAGGGTTTGTCAGATTCACACACACCCGCacatcatttaaaaagtttacattaacattttgttGTGAGGAAAAATGTAATGGAAGTCATTCACTGTAATACATTTGACCCTAATTAAAGGCTTCTATGACACAAAAAACAACAAGTATTCTTTCAACCACAAATTCACAACATATGAAGCAGATGTTTAGCTAGCAGACAGACAGACGTGTAAACTCTAAGTAAGTGAGATGTTCACCTCCACATCAGAGAGTTGACGTGTTTTTCTACCATGCAGTGGAGCGCCAGCCTTACACGGTCCCACCGTCTGTCGAACAAATAGTGACCCCTCCCCATCATACGACTGCTGAACGCACAACACTAACACACACGAGGAGAGAATGTTTTTCCGATGGAGGAGGCATGGACAAAATATCTTCTAAGATTACagcatattttgttatataatgtcaTGACAAATACTTTCTGGGGCTCAAATGATTCTCTAAGTTACATCAACGTGTGGTTTCTGGTTGTTACTTTTGTTACTTTGTGTTTTTTCAGGGGATGTAGTTGTGCATGTCAGTATGAGATATGTGTCTTGTTCAGCTCACACTCATGGGTCGAGGGTGATGTGTCGAGTAATGCCACGATGGCTTCTCTGACTCCTCGGAGAGATCTGTCTCTCCCTCGTCGCTGGACAGATGGGCATCTCCGCTGCATCTCTGCCAGCTGGGTGCGGTTTCAGGCGGAGGAGGTACAGGTGTCGAGCTGAGAACCACAGGACTGCTACCAGACACTCTGCAGAGATAAAGAAAATTTGAATGACATCTGAAAGCTTGTATCTAGAATAagggatatatacagtatatatgcatatatCTTGTATTTCTCTATGTATTTTATGCCATCATTTCAGCCAAACAGCCACTGTAGGCATCACAACAAGatttccacactgtttttcactaaataaacacaaggaagaCTGCTAATTCTTATGCAATCAGCAGCACATACCTGTGTATGTGAGAACTGGCCAGCCGCAATTTCAGATTGGGTGTGGTCTTGCCATTTGGACAGCTTGCGGATAGGCTGGGTGCAGTCTCATGTGACTGTGTCACCTGCACTGATTGGCTACCGGCTTGAACTTCCTTCTTTTGCCCCACCTCCTTCTCCTTCACACACCCCTTGTGCTCAGCAAGAAGAATGTCAAAATCTTTTCTCCGTCCTGGAACGGCTCGCCGATAGGTCAGCGAGTGAGTCTACAACATGTAGAAACACATTAAATACAGTTTTATGTAGTGCCATATGATCATTTTGATCAAGgtacaaaacaaacacattcaactcTATTTTATGTATCATTACTAAGTAGAAAGTGTATACACAGAAAGCCTGCACACTTATTATTGTTTATAAAGATGACATACACCACTATATGTGAGATAAGTTTAAGTTTTATTGCAGGAAAGTAACCGTACCAACCTTACAGGTTAAAGAACGAGTGCAAGGCCGCTTTGTTTCTTGGTCCAAAACTCCACAGTGTTTGTTAGGATCAAAGACTCTCCCTGTAcgacaaaacaaagcaaaacaaaacaaaaccggAAACCCCccccacaaaaacaaaacaaaaaacaaaacaaacaaaacaaaaccaaacagaaCCCCCcccgacaaaaaacaaaacaaaaaacccaacaaaacaaaaaaacaaaacaaacaaaacaaaacaaaacacaaggaaACATAAATACCTTGaacatgtctttttttaaaatccctaaacaaagacataaaatgattaaatgtaactCCTCTTACTACTTTCAAGCTTGATccactatctatccatccatccatctagagACTATTAGCAGAGACAGGTCACTTTATtacaatgaatgggagaaactggaatgcccaacagtcaatggattaAGAAAGTAAGTTTCGCCATAAAGGTAAACAAACCAATCACGTTGTAGATACAGTAGATCAACTCAAGAACacgtggcagcgctctgcgggcatagatgcaccgcgagcgccttatccaccgggggaatcgccgtatagcccctggccgccccgccatcgagtgtagtgagggcgggggaactgcggaatcgggccgggcagtaaaagtcagctcctcgtgcacttccgggaagaaaggcactggagcggggcgtggctgctttgagcggcaccgcaagcccaggaaccaatcatcgagccacgagggttcaggggaaagcggagggttccactctaacccgacgctcataCGCGTATTAGCCATACGAGCCGggaaattgttgtttttttagcataatctgaggcaaagaagcacaatttatgataccaatgttgtcagattttactgctgatttgaaatatgctctttgattgtactcttgaccaaccgttttggagatttcagtctttccccattcaagtacagtagataggagctgcacttgtatgctgcttgtttacatagaaaatagctgcccaagagcgttccaaagatggccgccgagtggcctgacttgcctaaaaagactttgcatgtatctatctacagtatccatccatcaatccatccatctatctgtttgtctgtaatATTCGTATATATGTTGCGCTGACACCTAGCGCCGTAAATGCAGCACATAACAAAAATTGatcatttttaaacatatttcttaaaaattatCATCTGCAACTCACCTGACACTCTCCTGTGTCTCCCGCCTTTGGCTCCAATCTGATGCTTCCTGTCTGGGGGAGAGGGCGGGACTATCGGCCTCCTGTCCAATAAGGATGGAGACGTGGAGGCTGCGGGTCTCCTCTCCTGTGAGGAGGGAGAGGGGGCAGGTTGTTTCTCCAAGGGTGACCGCGACGGGCTGGGCCGCCTGTCAGTCAGCGATGGAGGCGTAATGGAGCGAGGAGTCCCAGGACCACGACCGTTTACGGTTTTCTCCTGGTTCTTGTGTGATGCTGGTGATGTCATGAAGGAACTGAGAGGAGTAGACGATGGAGAGGAAGATGAGGAAGAggaaaaagagaatgaaagagaagAACCTGCCACAGGAGAAGTGGAGTTGACTTTAATGTGCGCACTCTCCGATCTGTTGAAGCACGGCATCTTTTCCAGACTGACCACAGGTAAGGAAACACTGCAGTTAAAAAGAGACATAAGACACATGCTAATGAGTTTTTCAATGGTCAGTTCTTTGGCCAAGCATTACATTTGGTACCGACCAGTCTTATTATGTGGTTATGTTGAATATGAGTTACCAGTTTGGTCTATTTTAACCCAAAATTGACAACACTTGAACATAATAACCAGTTTGCAATGAAGCCTGAACAATTAAGGCCTACTGCACTAAGAGCAATGCAAGAATTCAACAAAAATATGCACCTTTACTATTTATACCAAGTGTGATTTGCAAATTACGCAAATTTCCATTAGTATCAAAGAAATGTTCACACCATCAGTCTCTGAGAAAT
This genomic window contains:
- the LOC127436517 gene encoding ataxin-7-like protein 1, with translation MHSKNQRRQCLPSSSRTPLVPVKGKISVGQSEVEPLPFRIPRDYPHSRFSKAPLAVYPPKGARAKACVSLPVVSLEKMPCFNRSESAHIKVNSTSPVAGSSLSFSFSSSSSSSPSSTPLSSFMTSPASHKNQEKTVNGRGPGTPRSITPPSLTDRRPSPSRSPLEKQPAPSPSSQERRPAASTSPSLLDRRPIVPPSPPDRKHQIGAKGGRHRRVSGRVFDPNKHCGVLDQETKRPCTRSLTCKTHSLTYRRAVPGRRKDFDILLAEHKGCVKEKEVGQKKEVQAGSQSVQVTQSHETAPSLSASCPNGKTTPNLKLRLASSHIHRVSGSSPVVLSSTPVPPPPETAPSWQRCSGDAHLSSDEGETDLSEESEKPSWHYSTHHPRPMSCCAFSSRMMGRGHYLFDRRWDRVRLALHCMVEKHVNSLMWRKVPLAVESMTAASPCPSEVSPLGSPFLPSHTLMASLDGMSMLPYSSSLPHNGSGVFGIRDTEPGPKQQLTKPAKPLKASREGPGPKKRKLPLNSESGAYRKNCGNSYHLPLGAPHISNGTAALSVRAKPRPGGQGPRDQDRYGGVELSLTQALTGDHGAVSSQSPLPYGSSGGRKRKSFGSSAGSDKPSKTTKSTALDTIFRKSSSSLLSSVTETPHGALSRQPKVLH